A genomic region of Notamacropus eugenii isolate mMacEug1 chromosome 3, mMacEug1.pri_v2, whole genome shotgun sequence contains the following coding sequences:
- the LOC140496771 gene encoding cathepsin L2-like: MNFYLCLASLCLGLAAAAPQFDRTLDAKWEQWKSQHGRTYGGTEEDNWRRATWEKNLKMIEMHNLEYSAGKHSFRMEMNNFGDMSSEEFRQMMNGFTEKSFQGKTKGTLFREPLFEQIPKSVDWRDKGYVTPVKDELSPNVPCYASWAFSATGSLEGQWFRKTGKLISLSEQNLIDCARHKGNYGCKGGFVSSAFEYVKKNGGIDPEESYPYERKDGNCRYRAETAIANVTGYVYIPSENETALQMAVATVGPISVTIDASHTSFRFYESGVYHDQLCSSHNPNHAMLVVGYGADEKTKRKYWIVKNSFNTTWGMKGYVLVAKDEYNHCGIATEACYPEV, translated from the exons ATGAATTTCTACCTGTGTTTAGCTTCCCTGTGCTTGGGTTTAGCAGCTGCTGCTCCACAATTTGACAGGACTTTAGATGCTAAATGGGAACAATGGAAGTCACAACATGGAAGGACCTATGGAGGG ACTGAAGAAGATAATTGGAGGAGAGCAACATGGGAGAAGAATTTGAAAATGATTGAAATGCACAATCTGGAGTACAGCGCTGGCAAACATAGTTTCCGGATGGAAATGAACAATTTTGGAGATATG tcCAGTGAAGAATTCAGACAAATGATGAATGGCTTTACAGAAAAGAGCTTTCAAGGGAAGACCAAAGGAACTCTGTTTCGTGAACCTCTATTTGAACAGATCCCTAAATCTGTAGACTGGAGAGACAAAGGCTATGTAACTCCTGTTAAGGATGAG CTTTCGCCTAACGTTCCATGTTATGCTTCCTGGGCATTTAGTGCAACTGGTTCCCTGGAAGGCCAGTGGTTCCGTAAGACAGGCAAACTTATTTCACTTAGTGAACAAAATTTGATTGACTGTGCTAGGCATAAGGGCAACTACGGCTGTAAAGGTGGCTTTGTTTCTAGTGCCTTTGAATATGTGAAGAAAAACGGAGGCATTGATCCAGAGGAATCCTATCCCTATGAAAGGAAG gatGGCAACTGTCGGTATCGGGCAGAAACCGCCATTGCTAATGTCACTGGATATGTGTACATCCCATCAGAGAATGAAACAGCTCTTCAAATGGCTGTGGCAACGGTGGGTCCCATCTCTGTCACTATTGATGCATCACACACATCCTTCAGGTTCTATGAGTCAG GTGTTTATCATGACCAGCTCTGCAGCAGTCACAATCCAAATCATGCCATGCTAGTTGTGGGCTATGGTGCTGATgaaaaaactaaaaggaaatatTGGATCGTCAAGAACAG ctttaaTACAACCTGGGGCATGAAGGGGTATGTCTTAGTGGCCAAGGATGAGTATAACCACTGTGGAATTGCAACAGAAGCCTGCTATCCTGAAGTCTGA